Proteins from one Thermoanaerobaculia bacterium genomic window:
- a CDS encoding Hsp20/alpha crystallin family protein, with amino-acid sequence MATFRWNSMQELMAIQEKMNRLFEEVLYRREFPEGSDERAASRWAPAADAFESAREYVFRVEIPGVSLSDVKLEVEDGKLRLCGTRPEVDPASRFLRMERVYGDFDREFEIPHDIDAERISASLSSGILTIRAPKKGTPAAEEP; translated from the coding sequence ATGGCGACGTTCCGCTGGAATTCCATGCAGGAGCTGATGGCGATCCAGGAGAAGATGAACCGCCTCTTCGAGGAGGTGCTCTATCGCCGGGAGTTTCCGGAGGGATCCGACGAGCGGGCCGCCTCGCGCTGGGCGCCGGCGGCCGACGCCTTCGAGTCGGCGCGCGAGTACGTCTTTCGGGTGGAGATCCCCGGCGTCTCCCTCTCCGACGTGAAGCTCGAGGTGGAGGACGGGAAGCTCCGCCTCTGCGGAACCCGTCCGGAAGTCGATCCCGCGAGCCGGTTCCTCCGGATGGAGCGCGTGTACGGCGATTTCGACCGCGAGTTCGAGATTCCCCACGACATCGACGCCGAGCGGATCTCCGCTTCGCTGTCGAGCGGCATCCTGACGATTCGCGCCCCCAAGAAGGGGACGCCCGCGGCGGAGGAACCGTGA
- the dnaK gene encoding molecular chaperone DnaK, with the protein MAKIIGIDLGTTNSVVAVMEGGDPVVIANAEGNRTTPSIVSFSKTGERLVGQVAKRQAVTNPANTIFSIKRFMGRKFSEVSEEMKMVPYKVEKADNGDVRIDAGGKKYSPPEISAMILQKLKEAAEAHLGEKVTRAVITVPAYFNDSQRQATKDAGQIAGLTVERLVNEPTAAALAYGLDKKKGETIAVYDFGGGTFDISILEVGEGVVEVKSTNGDTHLGGDNIDQKIIDWILQEFKKDQGIDLSQDPMAMQRLKEAAEKAKIELSSTMETDLNLPFITADATGPKHLQMRLSRSKLEQLVEELVQRSVGPCRQALKDAGLEPKDIDEVVLVGGQTRMPRIQQVVKELFGKEPHKGVNPDEVVAVGAAVQGGVLGGDVKDVLLLDVTPLSLGIETLGGVSTKLIERNTTIPTRKSETFSTASDNQTSVEIKVLQGEREMARDNKLLGVFHLIGIPSAPRGVPQIEVTFDIDANGILNVSAKDLGTGKEQKITITASSGLAKDDIDKMVKDAQSHAEDDKRRREEIETRNHLDSLVYSTEKTLSENRAKLSDADAKNLDDEIAAARAALESGDGERMKQAKANLERASHKLAEEMYKSASQGPTPPPGAAPGGGEERPRAQGDEDQVIDAEYVDSEGGKR; encoded by the coding sequence ATGGCCAAAATCATCGGAATTGACCTCGGCACCACGAACTCGGTGGTGGCCGTGATGGAAGGCGGCGATCCGGTCGTGATCGCCAACGCGGAAGGAAACCGCACGACCCCGTCGATCGTCTCGTTCTCGAAAACGGGCGAGCGGCTCGTCGGGCAGGTCGCCAAACGGCAGGCCGTCACGAATCCCGCCAACACGATCTTCTCGATCAAGAGGTTCATGGGGCGGAAGTTCTCGGAAGTCAGCGAAGAGATGAAGATGGTCCCTTACAAGGTCGAAAAGGCCGACAACGGGGACGTTCGGATCGACGCGGGGGGGAAGAAGTACTCGCCTCCCGAGATCTCCGCGATGATCCTGCAGAAGCTGAAGGAAGCCGCGGAGGCGCATCTGGGCGAGAAGGTCACCCGCGCGGTGATCACGGTGCCGGCGTACTTCAACGACTCGCAGCGGCAGGCCACGAAAGACGCCGGACAGATCGCGGGGCTCACCGTCGAGCGGCTCGTCAACGAGCCGACGGCCGCGGCGCTCGCGTACGGCCTCGACAAGAAGAAGGGCGAGACGATCGCCGTGTACGACTTCGGCGGCGGCACGTTCGACATCTCGATCCTGGAAGTGGGCGAGGGGGTCGTGGAGGTCAAGTCGACCAACGGCGACACGCACCTCGGCGGCGACAACATCGACCAGAAGATCATCGACTGGATCCTCCAGGAGTTCAAGAAGGACCAGGGGATCGACCTGTCGCAGGACCCGATGGCGATGCAGCGGCTCAAGGAAGCGGCCGAGAAGGCGAAGATCGAGCTCTCCTCGACGATGGAGACCGACCTGAACCTCCCGTTCATCACGGCGGACGCGACCGGGCCGAAGCACCTGCAGATGCGGCTCTCCCGCTCGAAGCTCGAGCAGCTCGTCGAGGAGCTCGTCCAGCGGAGCGTCGGCCCCTGCCGCCAGGCGCTGAAGGACGCCGGACTCGAGCCCAAGGACATCGACGAGGTCGTGCTCGTCGGCGGCCAGACGCGCATGCCGAGGATCCAGCAGGTCGTCAAGGAGCTCTTCGGGAAGGAGCCTCACAAGGGGGTCAACCCGGACGAGGTCGTGGCCGTCGGCGCGGCGGTCCAGGGAGGCGTGCTCGGGGGCGACGTCAAGGACGTGCTGCTCCTCGACGTGACGCCGCTCTCGCTCGGCATCGAGACCCTCGGAGGCGTGAGCACGAAGCTGATCGAGCGCAACACGACGATCCCGACGCGCAAGAGCGAGACGTTCTCGACGGCCTCGGACAACCAGACCTCCGTCGAGATCAAGGTCCTGCAGGGGGAGCGCGAGATGGCGCGCGACAACAAGCTCCTGGGAGTCTTCCACCTGATCGGGATCCCCTCCGCGCCGCGCGGCGTCCCGCAGATCGAGGTGACGTTCGACATCGACGCCAACGGCATCCTGAACGTCTCGGCCAAGGACCTCGGGACCGGCAAGGAGCAGAAGATCACGATCACGGCGTCGTCCGGCCTCGCGAAGGACGACATCGACAAGATGGTCAAGGACGCGCAGTCCCACGCCGAGGACGACAAGCGGCGGCGCGAGGAGATCGAGACCCGCAACCATCTCGACTCGCTCGTCTACTCGACCGAAAAGACCCTCTCCGAGAATCGGGCGAAGCTCTCCGACGCCGATGCGAAGAACCTCGACGACGAGATCGCGGCGGCGCGCGCGGCGCTCGAATCGGGCGACGGCGAGCGCATGAAGCAGGCGAAGGCGAACCTCGAGCGCGCGTCCCACAAGCTCGCGGAAGAGATGTACAAGAGCGCCTCGCAGGGTCCGACGCCGCCTCCGGGCGCCGCGCCCGGCGGAGGCGAGGAGCGCCCCCGTGCGCAGGGTGACGAGGACCAGGTGATCGACGCCGAGTACGTCGACAGCGAGGGCGGCAAGCGCTGA
- a CDS encoding DUF4388 domain-containing protein, with amino-acid sequence MALRGTLRDFSLGEILQLISFQRKTGVLSVEGEEDTVSVSFLDGKVVAADSLKRRFENRLGNLLVRAGKLTPAVLNEVLEEQKRLEQRIGFVLINRGLVSPGDLQAALRTQILNLIYRLFRWKDGRYYFSQEKSVEYEVDHFTPVATENILMEAARMSDEWPLIQSRIPSLDIVFRRAPGTEKLEIVSEEDEKPPGTLAVPPEEAIVWKLIDGKRTVTEITEATFLSDFDVVKALDRMLARHLIVEAEPEKAVPPPASSPPPEPAKEVIPPNTPAALVLWGVLAALLLLSVVFLPRNSLNFVLSGARGSYLAPVENSISVAWLQRLDRGLEVFYLNEGFYPATLAELASAAVVEGAVPIEAGTAGYRYILRVNDNKYDLYGKTLDGKLDPSLSLSRTLDPVARQAMITERHRKAEARRKPVKIDVVN; translated from the coding sequence ATGGCGCTGCGCGGCACTCTCCGGGACTTCTCGCTGGGCGAGATCCTCCAGCTGATCAGCTTCCAGAGGAAGACCGGCGTCCTCAGCGTCGAGGGAGAGGAGGACACGGTCTCGGTCTCGTTCCTCGACGGGAAGGTCGTCGCCGCGGATTCGCTGAAGCGCCGGTTCGAGAACCGTCTCGGGAACCTCCTGGTGCGGGCCGGCAAGCTCACGCCCGCGGTCCTGAACGAGGTCCTCGAGGAGCAGAAACGGCTCGAGCAACGGATCGGATTCGTGCTGATCAACCGCGGGCTCGTGTCGCCGGGGGACCTCCAGGCGGCGCTCCGCACCCAGATCCTGAATCTCATCTACCGCCTCTTTCGGTGGAAAGACGGACGGTACTACTTTTCCCAGGAGAAGTCGGTCGAGTACGAGGTCGACCACTTCACCCCCGTCGCCACCGAGAACATCCTCATGGAAGCGGCGCGGATGAGCGACGAATGGCCGCTCATCCAGAGTCGGATCCCCTCGCTCGACATCGTCTTTCGCCGGGCGCCGGGGACCGAGAAGCTCGAGATCGTCTCCGAAGAGGACGAGAAGCCGCCGGGGACGCTGGCCGTGCCGCCCGAGGAAGCGATCGTCTGGAAGCTGATCGACGGCAAGCGAACCGTCACGGAGATCACCGAGGCGACGTTCCTCTCCGATTTCGACGTCGTCAAGGCTCTCGACCGGATGCTCGCGCGGCACCTGATCGTCGAGGCCGAGCCGGAGAAGGCGGTTCCTCCTCCCGCTTCGTCGCCCCCGCCCGAGCCCGCGAAAGAGGTCATTCCGCCGAACACTCCGGCGGCGCTCGTCCTCTGGGGGGTCCTGGCCGCGCTGCTCCTCTTGTCGGTCGTGTTCCTGCCGCGCAATTCCTTGAACTTCGTGTTGAGCGGGGCGCGGGGGAGCTACCTGGCGCCCGTCGAGAACTCGATCAGCGTCGCCTGGCTCCAGCGGCTCGACCGCGGGCTCGAGGTCTTCTACTTGAACGAGGGTTTCTATCCCGCCACACTCGCAGAGCTCGCGTCCGCCGCGGTCGTGGAGGGAGCCGTTCCGATCGAGGCGGGGACGGCGGGATACCGGTACATCCTCCGGGTCAACGACAACAAGTACGACCTCTACGGAAAGACGCTCGACGGCAAGCTCGATCCCAGCCTGAGCCTGAGCCGGACGCTCGATCCCGTCGCTCGACAGGCCATGATCACCGAAAGGCACAGGAAAGCCGAAGCCAGGAGAAAGCCGGTCAAGATCGACGTGGTGAATTGA
- a CDS encoding MerR family transcriptional regulator, producing MTRKDGSVLIGEIARRYSIHPQTLRMYEREGLIQPDRTEGNTRLYGVETIERLEIILTLTRDLGVNLAGVEVILNMKERLESLQQRADRLVDYLKKEAARHRPSDERYALVKLPAGALRKP from the coding sequence GTGACGCGCAAGGACGGCTCGGTGCTGATCGGAGAGATCGCGCGCCGCTATTCGATCCACCCGCAGACGCTCCGGATGTACGAGCGGGAAGGGCTCATCCAGCCCGACCGCACCGAGGGGAATACCCGCCTTTACGGCGTCGAGACGATCGAGCGCCTCGAGATCATCCTCACGCTGACCCGCGATCTCGGGGTGAATCTCGCCGGGGTCGAGGTCATCCTGAACATGAAGGAAAGGCTCGAGAGCCTGCAGCAGCGCGCGGACCGGCTCGTGGACTACCTCAAGAAGGAGGCCGCCCGCCACCGGCCGTCGGACGAGCGGTACGCGCTCGTCAAGCTGCCCGCCGGCGCCCTCCGCAAGCCGTGA
- a CDS encoding DUF1844 domain-containing protein has translation MAEEEKPIKVSDFRMFTPDGELKPEYRDLEDAPEPAAAAPPPEKKEPEPVPEPEPAAPGGADPDFVDLVRSLATSAYSAMGLLSEPGAGAARDLPGARRMVEWLGLLERKTRNNLTFAEQDLLTRALYELRMAYVEASGVATPPTR, from the coding sequence GTGGCGGAAGAAGAGAAGCCGATCAAAGTCTCCGATTTCCGGATGTTCACTCCGGACGGCGAGCTCAAGCCCGAGTACCGCGATCTCGAGGATGCGCCGGAGCCGGCGGCGGCCGCGCCGCCGCCGGAAAAGAAGGAGCCGGAGCCCGTGCCGGAGCCCGAGCCGGCCGCGCCCGGGGGCGCCGACCCGGACTTCGTCGACCTCGTACGGTCGCTCGCGACGAGCGCGTATTCGGCGATGGGTCTCCTTTCGGAGCCGGGGGCGGGCGCCGCGCGGGACCTCCCGGGGGCCCGCCGGATGGTCGAATGGCTCGGGCTCCTCGAGCGCAAGACCCGTAACAATCTCACCTTCGCCGAACAGGATCTCCTGACTCGCGCCCTCTACGAGCTGAGGATGGCCTACGTGGAGGCGAGCGGAGTCGCGACACCGCCGACGCGCTGA
- a CDS encoding tetratricopeptide repeat protein: MRTFAAGIVFLLSIALAARAQTVAPADSGAPDDAASSGDRVSPLPPPATRSGLRGRWFEFLSALNEDDYASARLASADLLRTASRVGISRLSDFSRAALYQARLADRQGKAQRADLALETAIQLDPELVDPRWEKARLAWGRRQYADSAIALGEAVNALFEAEESRREFVSNAALLIGASFALAAAGLVLALMLRHSRRLYHSIRERAQPAFGRRGTIAAALVLLGLPLWLSFGPFWLLLYWSVLVCIHAGTRERIVLGAALLVVGFLGPLTKEIADRNLIARSPLVSAAVDLEEKKEEGGSVDLLRRASEVFSEDPDVWFLLGRFAQRRDDYDEAAADYARALKGDPKSFRAMIGSGNIHFWQGDLGEAMADYRDAIQVRPRSALAWYNLSLAQGDAYLFDQQRESLANARRLSPREVDRWIESPTLARVLSLDYSIEEAERRSRRWTREVKSQSLPGLGHAYAPADLFFVPTSIGPWLALLVGLVLGAVVRYRRWGARECARCGAAFCRRCKVPGSAALYCAPCDRLLSSKAAADIASQVAQSEEARRNVRQRQREARWLSVVFPGARRISEGRPATGLLILFGFFFFVLVALVGGRIYPVRSLPTATYFPVREIAATVLAFGVWVGANLGFVRS, translated from the coding sequence ATGCGAACATTCGCCGCGGGAATCGTCTTCCTGCTGTCGATCGCGCTCGCCGCCCGGGCGCAGACGGTCGCGCCGGCGGACTCCGGCGCTCCGGACGACGCCGCCTCCTCCGGCGACCGCGTGTCCCCGCTCCCCCCGCCCGCCACCCGGTCCGGGCTTCGCGGGCGCTGGTTCGAGTTCCTGTCGGCGTTGAACGAGGACGACTATGCCTCCGCGCGGCTCGCGAGCGCCGACCTGCTGCGCACCGCGAGCCGGGTCGGGATCTCTCGTCTGTCCGACTTCTCGCGCGCGGCGCTCTACCAGGCGCGGCTCGCCGACCGGCAGGGGAAGGCGCAGCGGGCGGACCTCGCCCTCGAGACGGCGATCCAGCTCGACCCCGAACTCGTCGACCCGCGCTGGGAGAAGGCGCGGCTCGCGTGGGGCCGCCGGCAATACGCGGACTCCGCGATCGCGCTCGGTGAGGCCGTCAACGCGCTCTTCGAGGCGGAGGAGTCGCGGCGGGAGTTCGTCTCGAACGCGGCTTTGCTGATCGGCGCGTCGTTCGCTCTCGCCGCCGCGGGGCTGGTCCTCGCGCTCATGCTCCGGCACTCGCGGCGGCTGTACCACTCGATCCGGGAGCGCGCGCAGCCGGCGTTCGGGCGGCGCGGCACGATCGCGGCCGCGCTCGTGCTCCTGGGGCTGCCGTTGTGGCTTTCGTTCGGGCCGTTCTGGCTCCTCCTCTACTGGTCCGTCCTCGTCTGCATCCACGCCGGGACGCGCGAGCGGATCGTCCTCGGGGCGGCGCTGCTCGTGGTCGGTTTTCTCGGTCCCCTCACCAAGGAGATCGCGGATCGGAATCTGATCGCGCGCTCGCCGCTCGTCTCGGCGGCGGTCGACCTCGAGGAGAAGAAGGAAGAGGGGGGATCCGTCGACCTGCTGCGGCGGGCGTCGGAGGTGTTCTCCGAGGATCCCGACGTGTGGTTCCTCCTCGGACGTTTCGCGCAGCGGCGCGACGACTACGACGAGGCCGCGGCCGACTACGCCCGGGCCCTGAAGGGCGATCCGAAGTCGTTCCGCGCGATGATCGGGAGCGGCAACATCCATTTCTGGCAGGGGGATCTCGGCGAGGCGATGGCGGACTATCGGGACGCGATCCAGGTGCGCCCGCGCTCGGCGCTGGCCTGGTACAACCTCTCGCTGGCGCAGGGCGACGCGTACCTCTTCGACCAGCAGAGGGAATCGCTCGCCAACGCCCGGCGCCTCTCGCCGCGCGAGGTCGACCGGTGGATCGAGTCTCCGACGCTCGCGCGCGTGCTTTCGCTCGACTATTCGATCGAGGAGGCGGAACGCCGCTCCCGGCGCTGGACGCGCGAGGTCAAGAGCCAGTCTCTTCCGGGGCTCGGCCACGCGTATGCGCCCGCGGACCTCTTCTTCGTGCCGACGTCGATCGGACCCTGGCTCGCGCTCCTGGTCGGGCTCGTCCTGGGGGCGGTCGTCCGTTACCGCCGCTGGGGCGCCCGCGAATGCGCCCGCTGCGGAGCCGCGTTCTGCCGCCGTTGCAAGGTTCCCGGAAGCGCTGCGCTGTACTGCGCTCCGTGCGACCGGCTCCTGTCGAGCAAGGCCGCCGCGGACATCGCGTCGCAAGTGGCGCAGTCCGAGGAGGCGCGCCGCAACGTCCGGCAGCGCCAGCGGGAAGCGCGCTGGCTGTCGGTCGTCTTCCCGGGCGCGCGCCGGATCTCGGAGGGACGGCCCGCGACCGGCCTCCTGATCCTGTTCGGCTTCTTCTTCTTCGTGCTGGTCGCCTTGGTCGGCGGCCGGATCTACCCGGTGCGGTCGCTCCCGACGGCGACGTATTTCCCGGTGCGCGAGATCGCCGCGACCGTCCTCGCCTTCGGCGTGTGGGTGGGGGCGAACCTCGGATTCGTGCGGAGCTGA
- the mazG gene encoding nucleoside triphosphate pyrophosphohydrolase, which produces MGDALSRLEALVGRLRRECPWDKEQTFASISTYILEETHELLETLDHGDGRELAGELGDLLFQIFFVSRLAEERGWFSIEDVAAAIESKMIARHPHVFGAEKARDAESVKANWERRKRLSGERPDDPLEGIPATLPSLSVALRMSERAAGLGFDWERNADLLAKVEEEIGEARAAQADGDRAATEEELGDLLFAVANWARRSDLDPERALRLANAKFRRRFRSVAERARREGKDVGACGAAELDRWWNAVKAEEREAEPEKPRL; this is translated from the coding sequence ATGGGCGACGCTCTCTCCCGGCTCGAGGCGCTCGTCGGGCGCCTTCGCCGCGAGTGCCCGTGGGACAAAGAACAGACGTTCGCGTCGATTTCCACCTACATCCTGGAGGAGACGCACGAGCTGCTCGAGACGCTCGACCACGGCGACGGACGCGAGCTTGCCGGCGAGCTGGGCGACCTCCTCTTCCAGATCTTCTTCGTCTCCCGCCTCGCGGAGGAACGCGGCTGGTTCTCGATCGAGGACGTCGCGGCGGCGATCGAATCGAAGATGATCGCCCGGCACCCCCACGTCTTCGGCGCCGAGAAGGCCCGGGACGCCGAATCGGTCAAGGCGAACTGGGAACGGAGGAAGCGGCTCTCCGGAGAGCGGCCCGACGATCCCCTCGAGGGGATCCCCGCGACCCTCCCGTCGCTCTCGGTCGCGCTCCGGATGAGCGAGCGCGCCGCCGGCCTCGGTTTCGACTGGGAGAGAAACGCCGATCTCCTCGCGAAAGTCGAGGAGGAGATCGGCGAGGCGCGCGCGGCCCAGGCGGACGGCGACCGCGCGGCCACGGAGGAGGAGCTCGGAGACCTGTTGTTCGCCGTCGCGAACTGGGCCCGCCGGTCCGACCTCGATCCGGAACGCGCGCTGAGGCTCGCCAACGCGAAGTTCCGCCGCCGCTTCCGCTCCGTCGCCGAACGCGCGCGGCGCGAAGGCAAGGACGTGGGCGCGTGCGGCGCGGCGGAGCTCGACCGGTGGTGGAACGCCGTGAAGGCCGAGGAGCGCGAAGCGGAACCGGAAAAGCCCCGCCTCTGA
- a CDS encoding divergent polysaccharide deacetylase family protein encodes MLLALLLFAAGFGAAVLWMRPRAALEAPAVRAGRAAAAVAPPRAAQRRSAHPAPREEGIVLAADPSPAPRLAIVVDDLGNDDAALARVAALPAAITGAVLPGLPRSRESAQTLRSAGKEVLLHLPMEPLDRSARPGPGLVKVGMTAGDITQVLTADLADVPGADGVNNHMGSRASADRPTMDAVLSVLKKRGLYFLDSRTTAFTVAAEEAGRLGVPCRSRSVFLDDVAEESAIRRQLDRAVEDARAEGAAIAIGHPHPATLAVLERALPELRGKGIRLVRVSDLFSR; translated from the coding sequence TTGCTCCTCGCGCTCCTGCTCTTCGCCGCCGGATTCGGCGCGGCGGTCCTGTGGATGCGTCCCCGCGCGGCTTTGGAGGCGCCGGCCGTCCGCGCCGGCAGGGCGGCGGCCGCCGTCGCGCCGCCCCGAGCCGCACAACGGCGCTCCGCCCATCCGGCTCCGCGCGAGGAGGGGATCGTCCTGGCGGCGGACCCCTCCCCGGCGCCGCGTCTGGCGATCGTCGTCGACGACCTCGGCAACGACGACGCGGCGCTCGCCCGAGTCGCGGCTCTCCCGGCGGCGATCACCGGAGCCGTGCTCCCGGGTCTGCCGCGGAGCCGCGAATCGGCGCAGACGCTGCGATCGGCGGGGAAGGAAGTGCTCCTGCATCTTCCGATGGAACCGCTCGACCGTTCCGCGCGGCCCGGCCCCGGCCTCGTGAAGGTCGGTATGACGGCCGGCGACATCACTCAGGTCCTGACGGCCGACCTCGCCGACGTCCCGGGAGCCGACGGGGTGAACAACCACATGGGCTCCCGCGCGTCGGCCGACCGTCCGACGATGGACGCCGTCCTCTCGGTCCTGAAGAAGCGCGGCCTCTACTTCCTCGACAGCCGGACCACGGCGTTCACCGTCGCGGCCGAGGAGGCCGGGCGGCTGGGCGTTCCCTGCCGGTCGCGCTCGGTCTTCCTCGACGACGTGGCCGAGGAGTCCGCGATCCGGCGCCAGCTCGACCGCGCCGTCGAAGACGCGCGCGCCGAGGGCGCCGCGATCGCGATCGGCCACCCGCATCCCGCCACGCTCGCCGTCCTCGAGCGCGCGCTCCCGGAGCTTCGCGGCAAGGGGATTCGGCTCGTGCGCGTCTCGGACCTGTTTTCCCGATAG